In the Profundibacter amoris genome, GTAATGTCCAATCTGGGGCTGGATCGCTATTTGCAAGGCCAGGGCCTGACCCTGCACCGCACCGCCGTCGGCGATCGTTATGTGGTCGAGGCGATGCGGGCGAACGGCTGGAATCTGGGCGGCGAGCAATCGGGCCATATCGTGATGACCGATTATGCCACCACCGGCGACGGGCTGATTGCCGGTTTGCAGTTTCTGGCGGCGATGGTGGACACCGGCAAACCGGCCAGCGAGTTGACGCAAAGCTTTGAAACGGTGCCGCAAAAGCTGACCAATGTGCGCTATGCCGCCGGTCAGGAACCTTTGAATGCCGCGACCGTCAAGGCGGCGATTGCTGCGGGTGAGGAAAAGCTGAAGGCCAATGGTCGTCTGTTGATCCGCAAATCCGGCACCGAACCCCTGATCCGTGTGATGGGCGAATGCGAAGATCAGGCGCTGCTGGATGCGGTGATCGGCGACATCGTTACGGCTGTCGAACAGGCAGTTTAGCCCGTTTCCAGCGTTGGCTAATCGCCAACCCAAGCAGGATCAAGGCAAGTGCAATATAGGTGCGCGCGGGCAGGGTTTCGGACAGGAACAACGCGCCGAAAATCACCGACCAGACCGGCACCTGATAGTTAACCAGTGACATGAACGATGGCCCCGCGCTGCGGATGATTGAAACCAGTAGCAGGTTGGCCATCGCCGTTGGCACAACGCCCAGAAACACCACCGCCAGCAACGGGACCGCAGGCCATTCCTGCGGGACACCCTCAAGAAGAATTGCGGCTGGCACGATGATCAGCGCTGCCAATGTTGTGGCGGTTGCGGCAAAGGCGAACGGGTCAACCTTGGGCGCCAGTTTGGTGATGATGCTGCCAAAGGCATAACAGGCCGCCGCCCCGAAACAGGCCAGCCGCGCCAATGGCTCCAGCCCCGCCCCGCTGCTTTTGAACGCATCCAGCCCGATCAGAACCACCACACCGGAAAACCCGATCAGAAATCCGAAAACCTTGCGACCGGTCATCTGTTCGCCCTTGATCAGAAAATGCGCCAGCGGCAACACCAGCAGGGGTACGGCGGCCATGGTGACCCCGGCAAAACCCGACGTCACATAGCCCTGCCCCCAGCTAAGCAAAAAGAACGGCAGCGCCATCGAGCAGATGCCGAACCCAAGTGCTGCCAGCCAGACCTTGCGCCCCTCGGACCCGCGCATCGTGGGCAGTTTCACCCCCATCACACGGACCAGCAACAGCAGGATAATCGCCCCCAGCGCAATCCGTCCGGCGGCCACC is a window encoding:
- a CDS encoding DMT family transporter yields the protein MEAGLINWLRLGALGIIWGSSFMAVTVAIRGFGPITVAAGRIALGAIILLLLVRVMGVKLPTMRGSEGRKVWLAALGFGICSMALPFFLLSWGQGYVTSGFAGVTMAAVPLLVLPLAHFLIKGEQMTGRKVFGFLIGFSGVVVLIGLDAFKSSGAGLEPLARLACFGAAACYAFGSIITKLAPKVDPFAFAATATTLAALIIVPAAILLEGVPQEWPAVPLLAVVFLGVVPTAMANLLLVSIIRSAGPSFMSLVNYQVPVWSVIFGALFLSETLPARTYIALALILLGLAISQRWKRAKLPVRQP